The Xanthomonas sp. DAR 80977 nucleotide sequence CCCCGCCGGCGCCGGTTCAGCGGCGCGGCGGGCACTGCGACGGTTTGTCGCAGACAGCCGTGCGCGCCAACGCATACGATGCGCGCCATGATCTCCACCGACGCCTCGTTCCTGCGCACCTTGTGCAGCCTGCGCTGGCTGGCCACCGCCGGGCAGGCGGCGACGATCCTGGTCGCGACCTGGGCGATGCGGCTGCCGCTGCCGCAGGCGCCGCTGTGGTCCGGCGTGGCCGCGCTGGCCCTGTTCAACCTGTACGCGCAGCTGCGCCTGCGCCACGCCGACACCGCCGCGCCGGCCACCGCCTTCGGCCACATCTTGGTCGACGTGACCGTGCTGACCTGGATGGTCGGCTGGAGCGGCGGTATCGGCAACGCCTTCGGCTCGCTGTTCCTGGTGCTGATCGCGCTGGCGGTGCTGGCGCTGCCGCTGCGCTGGGCGCTGGCGGTGGCGCTGGCCTGCGTGGCCGGCTACACGGTCAGCGCGCTGTTCGGCCTGCCGCTGCCGCGCGGCCCGCACCAGGCGCTGGACCTGCAGCGCTGGGGCATGGCCGCCAACTTCCTGCTGTCCACCATCGTGGTGCTGGTGTTCTCCACCCGCCTGGCGCTGTCGCTGCGCGAGCGCGAGCGCGAACTGGCGCTGCTGCGCGAGCGCTTCACCCGCAACGAGGGCATCGTCGCCCTGGCCACCCACGCCGCCTCGGTCGCGCACGAGCTGAACACGCCGCTGGCGACGATGACCCTGCTCACCGACGACATCGTGGAGCAGATCGAGCAGCCGGAACTGCGCGAGGACCTGGAAACCCTGCGCGAACTGCTGGTGCAGTGCCGCGAACGGGTGCTGGCGCTGGCCGCGCCGGCGCAGCGCGCCGGCGGCGGCACGGTGTCGCTGGCGCACGTGCTGCACCAGTGGCAGCTGGTGCGGCCGACCGTGCAGTTGCGCCGCAACGACGACGCGCCGCTGCAGCTGCGCCTGGAGAGCGCGATCGGCCACCTGCTGCAGGTGCTGCTGAACAACGCCGCCGACGCCGGCGAACGCGCCGGCCGGCCGCAGGTGGACCTGAGCGTGCGGGTCACCGGCAGCGAGCTGATCGGCGAAGTGCGCGACTACGGCGGCGGCTTCGACGCCAACCAGGTCGCGCTGCCGGCCACCCTGTTCCGCAGCGGCAAGCCCGACAGCATGGGCGTGGGCCTGGCGCTGTCGCATGCCACCATCGAACGCCTGGGCGGCGAACTGTGGACCCAGCCCGCGCCGGACCACGGCGCGCGGGTCGGTTTCCGCCTGCCGCTGCTCGCCCTGGAGACGCCCGCATGAGCATCGACGCCCCGCTGGGCCTGCTGGTCGACGACGACCCGCTGTACCTGCGCACCCTGCAACGCACCCTCGCCCGCCGCGGGCTGGAGACGCTGACCGCCGACAGCGGCGCCGCGGCACTGGCGCTGGCCACGGCCACGCCGCCGGACTACGCGCTGATCGATCTCAAGCTCGGCGACGAATCCGGCCTGGCCCTGATCCAGCCGTTGCGCGCGATCCGCGCCGACATGCGCATCCTGCTGGTCACCGGCTACGCCAGCATCGCCACCGCGGTGGAGGCGATCAAGCTCGGCGCCGACGACTACCTGCCCAAGCCGGCCACGGTGCCGATGATCCTGCGCGCGTTGAGCCTGGAGGCGGACGGCGCCGAGGACGACGACGGCGTCGAGCTGCCGGACGCGATGACCCCGCTGAGCCGGCTGCAGTGGGAGCACATCCAGCAGGCCATGCACGAGACCGGCGGCAACGTCTCGGCGGCCGCGCGCCTGCTCGGCATGCACCGCCGCTCGCTGCAGCGCAAGCTGGCCAAGCGTCCCAGTCCGCAGCGCGATCCGCCGCGCTGAGCCCCCCGGCAGCGGCGCCGCCGTCGTCGCCGCATCGGATTTCACACCACCCTCACCTTTCCGACCCGAGGCTGTTCGGCGGGGTCGTATTCCGCGCAAAGCGACTCAAGTGGCACAGCGGCGCGCCGCTAACCTGGCATGCATTCCTCAGCTCCCCCGCTGCCGCCCGACGAACAGAGGAGGCTGGCTACCCTGCGCCAGCTGTGCCTGCTCGACACCCCGGCCGACCGCGTCTTCGACCTGATCACCCAACTGGCCTCGCGCACCCTGGGGACGCCGATCGCCCTGGTCTCGCTGATCGACGAACAGCGCCAGTGGTTCAAGTCCAGGGTCGGCCTGGAGGCGGCGCAGACCCCGCGCAGCCAGGCGTTCTGCGCCTACGCGATCCACAGCCCCGAACTGCTGGTGGTGGCGGACGCGCAGCAGGATCCGCGCTTCCGCGACAATCCGCTGGTCACCGGTCCGCCGTTCATCCGTTTCTACGCCGGCGCGCCGCTGCTGCTGGCCGACGGCACCGGCCTGGGCACGCTGTGCGTGATCGACACCGAACCGCGCCATGAATTCGATGCGCAATCGCGCCAGACCCTGCAGGGCCTGCGCGATCTGCTGCTGCTGCGCATCGAGACCCTGCGCAACACCGGCTTCGTCGATGCCTTGACCGGCCTGCCCAACCGCAGCCGCTTCAACGAAGACCTGACCATGTGGCTGTCGCTGCAGAACGCGGAGCAGCACGACACCGGCGTGGCGATCGACGTCTGCGGCAGCGAGTACTTCCGCGACATGGTCAAGGCCCTGGGCTGGGAATACGCCGAGGGCTACCTGCTGGCCGCGCGCGACCGGCTGCTCGAGGCGCTGGACGGACTGCCGGCCTACCGCATCGACACCACCAGTTTCGCCTTCGTCGTGGAGGGCAACGACCCCGCGCAACTGGCGCGGCGCTGCGAGCGCGTGTGCAGCGCCTTCGCCGAGGCGATCGAGCACCAGGGCATCCCGCACGCCGCGACACCGTCGATCGGCGCGGTGCGCCTGGACGGCGCATTGAGCGCCAACCATACGCTGCGCTCGCTGACCACCGCGGTGGACATGGCGCGCCAGCGCGGCCTGCCCTGGAGCCTGTACGAGCGCAGCCACGATGCCAGCCAGCGCAACGCGTTCCGGCTCCTCGCCGCATTGCCGGAAGCGCTGAACGCGCGCGAGCAATTGAGCCTGCACTACCAGCCGCGGGTCAGCCTGCGCAGCGGCGATTGCGTCGGCGTGGAAGCGCTGCTGCGCTGGGAGCACCCGCTGCTGGGCACGGTCGCGCCCGGCGAGTTCATCCCGCTGGCGGAAAAGACCGCGCTGATGAGCCGGGTCACCGCCTGGGTGCTGCAGGCCGGCATCGCCCAGGCCGCGCGGTGGCAGCAGCAGGGGCACCACTTCAGCGTGTCGCTGAACGTCTCGGCGGTGGACCTGGAGCAGGCCGACTTCATCGCCACCCTGCGCGAACTGCTGGCGCGGCATGCGCTGGAACCGAGCCGCATCGAGATCGAGTTCACCGAGAGCGCGATGATCCGGCATCCGCAACACGTGGCCGAACAGCTGCAGCAGATCAGCGCGCTGGGGGTGAAGATCGCCATCGACGACTTCGGCAGCGGCTACAGCAACCTCAGCTACCTCAAGCGCGTGCCGGCCAACGCGCTGAAGATCGACCAGTCGTTCATCCGCTCGCTGCCGGGCAGCCGCACCGACTGCATGATCGTGCCGTCGATGATCCGGCTCGGCCACGACTTCGGCCAGCAGGTGGTGGCCGAAGGCATCGAGAGCGAGGAGATCCACGACATGCTGCGCGCCTGGGGCTGCGACGAGGGCCAGGGCTACTGGATCGCGCGGCCGATGCCGGCGGCGGCGCTGGACGCCTGGCTGGCCACGCCGTGGCGCGAGC carries:
- a CDS encoding ATP-binding protein — protein: MISTDASFLRTLCSLRWLATAGQAATILVATWAMRLPLPQAPLWSGVAALALFNLYAQLRLRHADTAAPATAFGHILVDVTVLTWMVGWSGGIGNAFGSLFLVLIALAVLALPLRWALAVALACVAGYTVSALFGLPLPRGPHQALDLQRWGMAANFLLSTIVVLVFSTRLALSLRERERELALLRERFTRNEGIVALATHAASVAHELNTPLATMTLLTDDIVEQIEQPELREDLETLRELLVQCRERVLALAAPAQRAGGGTVSLAHVLHQWQLVRPTVQLRRNDDAPLQLRLESAIGHLLQVLLNNAADAGERAGRPQVDLSVRVTGSELIGEVRDYGGGFDANQVALPATLFRSGKPDSMGVGLALSHATIERLGGELWTQPAPDHGARVGFRLPLLALETPA
- a CDS encoding response regulator transcription factor is translated as MSIDAPLGLLVDDDPLYLRTLQRTLARRGLETLTADSGAAALALATATPPDYALIDLKLGDESGLALIQPLRAIRADMRILLVTGYASIATAVEAIKLGADDYLPKPATVPMILRALSLEADGAEDDDGVELPDAMTPLSRLQWEHIQQAMHETGGNVSAAARLLGMHRRSLQRKLAKRPSPQRDPPR
- a CDS encoding EAL domain-containing protein, translating into MHSSAPPLPPDEQRRLATLRQLCLLDTPADRVFDLITQLASRTLGTPIALVSLIDEQRQWFKSRVGLEAAQTPRSQAFCAYAIHSPELLVVADAQQDPRFRDNPLVTGPPFIRFYAGAPLLLADGTGLGTLCVIDTEPRHEFDAQSRQTLQGLRDLLLLRIETLRNTGFVDALTGLPNRSRFNEDLTMWLSLQNAEQHDTGVAIDVCGSEYFRDMVKALGWEYAEGYLLAARDRLLEALDGLPAYRIDTTSFAFVVEGNDPAQLARRCERVCSAFAEAIEHQGIPHAATPSIGAVRLDGALSANHTLRSLTTAVDMARQRGLPWSLYERSHDASQRNAFRLLAALPEALNAREQLSLHYQPRVSLRSGDCVGVEALLRWEHPLLGTVAPGEFIPLAEKTALMSRVTAWVLQAGIAQAARWQQQGHHFSVSLNVSAVDLEQADFIATLRELLARHALEPSRIEIEFTESAMIRHPQHVAEQLQQISALGVKIAIDDFGSGYSNLSYLKRVPANALKIDQSFIRSLPGSRTDCMIVPSMIRLGHDFGQQVVAEGIESEEIHDMLRAWGCDEGQGYWIARPMPAAALDAWLATPWREQARG